From the Nodularia sp. NIES-3585 genome, one window contains:
- a CDS encoding xanthine dehydrogenase family protein molybdopterin-binding subunit codes for MNKIIGKPLDRVDGRLKVTGTAPYTADVSVENLAYGVIFQSTISHGKVIEIKTNDAAACPGVINIITYKETPTLVKIPFFPTKENLPREDDDNIYYNGQHLGIVIAETLEQAEYAASLVKVTYEEIAPTITMAQAQMFEPESIFFGIMPGKITRGDIESGKSQAEVLVEEVYTTPTEHHNPLETSATLAMWDGENLTLYETTQGISATQRSIAAVLDIPQENVRVISQYLGGGFGCKALLRSHTILTAIASRQVQRPVKVVLTRSQMYTACGYRSQTLQNLTLGATKSGQLTLINHIGTSLTSLFDDFVEPVGAPTTMMYACPHLQIKYRLGRVNTITPTFMRAPGEAPGMFALESAMDELAIALNLDPIELRLRNHADIDPQTGLPWSSKSLKQCYEQGAQLFGWSLRNPIPRSMHDGDYLIGWGMASATFPSNSGKSSVKVEIFANGEVQVKTGTQDLGTGTYTVMTQVAAAALGVSSQTIQFELGDSNLPNAPITGNSMTVGSVSPAVHQAANAARERMIQMAIADVNSPIYGIPAAEITVESGEIYSPQNPSQRDTYSEILRRHNLASLEVTEETAPNPESKNYAKHSFGAIFVEIAIDELLGEIKVRRCVGVYSVGKILNSKTARSQVIGGITWGIGMALMEKTVIDAEQGRIVNANLSDYLIPVHTDIPKMEVQFVEETDAYVNTLGTKSLGELPIVGVAAAIANAVYHATGKRIRDLPITPDKLIQDQKQ; via the coding sequence ATGAATAAAATAATTGGTAAACCACTGGATCGAGTTGATGGTAGGCTGAAAGTTACGGGAACAGCACCTTATACAGCCGATGTATCTGTAGAGAATCTGGCTTATGGCGTGATTTTTCAGAGTACAATTTCTCACGGTAAAGTTATAGAAATAAAGACAAACGACGCAGCAGCTTGTCCTGGTGTCATAAATATTATTACTTACAAAGAAACTCCAACTTTAGTCAAAATCCCCTTTTTCCCGACTAAAGAAAATCTCCCCAGGGAAGATGATGACAATATTTACTACAACGGTCAACATCTGGGAATTGTGATTGCAGAAACTTTAGAACAAGCTGAATATGCAGCCTCTTTGGTAAAAGTTACTTACGAGGAAATAGCACCGACAATTACAATGGCACAAGCCCAGATGTTTGAGCCAGAATCCATCTTTTTTGGGATTATGCCCGGTAAGATTACTAGGGGAGATATTGAATCTGGGAAATCTCAAGCAGAAGTATTGGTGGAAGAGGTTTACACCACTCCAACAGAACATCATAATCCCCTCGAAACTTCTGCAACTTTAGCAATGTGGGACGGGGAAAATTTAACCCTGTATGAAACCACGCAAGGAATTTCCGCCACCCAAAGGTCAATTGCGGCTGTATTGGATATTCCCCAGGAAAATGTGCGGGTGATTTCGCAATATTTAGGGGGTGGATTTGGCTGTAAAGCTTTATTGAGATCCCATACTATTTTGACAGCGATCGCATCTCGCCAAGTCCAGCGACCAGTTAAAGTAGTATTAACGCGATCGCAAATGTACACCGCTTGCGGCTACAGATCCCAAACATTACAAAATCTCACCCTCGGCGCAACCAAATCAGGACAACTCACTTTAATTAATCACATTGGCACATCCTTAACTTCGCTATTTGATGACTTTGTGGAACCAGTAGGTGCGCCCACGACAATGATGTATGCTTGTCCCCATCTGCAAATTAAGTATCGTTTAGGGCGGGTGAATACTATTACACCCACCTTTATGCGTGCGCCAGGGGAAGCACCAGGAATGTTTGCTTTAGAATCAGCAATGGATGAATTAGCGATCGCCCTGAATCTTGACCCCATCGAATTGAGGTTACGCAATCATGCTGATATTGACCCCCAAACCGGATTACCTTGGTCAAGTAAATCCCTCAAACAATGTTATGAACAGGGCGCACAACTTTTCGGTTGGTCATTACGCAATCCCATTCCGCGTTCGATGCATGATGGTGATTATTTAATTGGTTGGGGAATGGCTAGTGCAACATTTCCCTCCAACTCTGGGAAGTCATCTGTAAAAGTAGAAATCTTTGCTAATGGAGAAGTGCAAGTAAAAACTGGGACTCAAGACCTGGGTACAGGTACATATACAGTCATGACACAAGTCGCCGCCGCAGCCTTGGGCGTATCCAGTCAAACAATACAGTTTGAACTAGGAGATAGCAATTTACCCAACGCCCCCATAACAGGTAACTCCATGACAGTAGGTAGCGTTTCCCCAGCCGTACACCAAGCCGCCAACGCCGCCAGAGAAAGAATGATCCAAATGGCGATCGCGGATGTAAATTCACCGATTTATGGTATTCCAGCCGCAGAGATTACCGTCGAATCAGGAGAGATATATTCCCCCCAAAATCCCAGCCAGAGAGACACTTACAGCGAAATTTTGCGCCGTCATAATTTAGCCAGTTTAGAAGTTACCGAAGAAACCGCACCCAATCCCGAAAGTAAAAATTATGCTAAACATTCCTTTGGGGCGATTTTTGTAGAAATTGCCATTGATGAATTATTAGGAGAAATTAAAGTTAGACGTTGTGTAGGAGTTTATAGCGTCGGAAAAATACTGAACAGCAAAACAGCCCGCAGTCAAGTTATCGGTGGAATTACCTGGGGAATCGGTATGGCCTTAATGGAAAAAACCGTCATCGATGCGGAACAAGGCAGAATAGTGAATGCAAACCTATCCGACTACCTAATTCCCGTACATACAGACATCCCCAAAATGGAAGTACAGTTTGTCGAAGAAACAGATGCTTACGTCAACACCCTAGGAACCAAAAGCCTCGGAGAACTACCCATAGTCGGAGTAGCAGCTGCGATCGCCAACGCAGTCTATCATGCCACAGGTAAACGCATTCGTGACCTCCCCATCACCCCAGACAAACTGATTCAAGACCAAAAACAATGA
- a CDS encoding putative toxin-antitoxin system toxin component, PIN family gives MTNKRQFVFDTNVLISAFLFNQSKPRQGLDKAQEIGVVILSNSVFSELEEVLFRRKFDRYITVERRKELLENLTQTAQFIDVTEQIYECRDPKDNKYLELAVNGKAECIVTGDNDLLVLNPFQGIAILTVQGFLVLY, from the coding sequence ATGACGAATAAGCGACAATTTGTTTTTGATACTAATGTGCTAATTAGTGCATTCTTGTTTAACCAAAGCAAACCACGTCAGGGATTGGATAAAGCCCAGGAGATTGGCGTAGTCATATTATCAAATTCTGTGTTTTCCGAGTTAGAAGAGGTTTTATTTCGTCGAAAATTTGATAGATATATCACCGTAGAAAGACGGAAAGAACTTTTGGAAAACTTAACCCAAACCGCTCAGTTTATTGACGTAACTGAGCAAATTTATGAATGTCGAGACCCCAAAGATAACAAGTATCTGGAGTTAGCAGTGAATGGAAAAGCCGAATGTATTGTTACCGGAGACAATGATTTGCTAGTGCTAAACCCATTTCAAGGTATTGCAATTCTGACTGTTCAAGGATTTTTGGTACTGTACTAG
- a CDS encoding RNA-binding protein gives MSVYVGNLSYEVTQDTLSAVFAEYGSVKRVQLPTNRETGQLRGFGFVEMGTDEEETAAIEALDGAEWMGRDLKVNKAKPREDRGSFGGGNRGGGGGNFRSRY, from the coding sequence ATGTCAGTTTACGTAGGCAATCTATCTTACGAAGTTACACAAGACACTCTTAGTGCTGTGTTTGCAGAATATGGTTCTGTAAAGCGCGTACAGCTACCTACTAACCGTGAAACAGGACAACTGCGCGGTTTTGGATTTGTAGAAATGGGTACAGATGAAGAAGAAACAGCAGCTATCGAAGCTCTTGATGGTGCTGAATGGATGGGACGCGACTTGAAAGTAAATAAGGCGAAGCCCAGAGAAGATAGAGGTTCCTTTGGTGGTGGTAACCGTGGTGGCGGTGGCGGTAATTTCCGTAGCCGTTACTAA
- a CDS encoding glycoside hydrolase family 10 protein — protein sequence MKKCLKWCVELISGKFFHSQKPAFFAVIVSLSMIATVMLSLPLNAQTTLKPELRGVWLTNIDSNVLFERDRLKNALQRLNDLNFNTVYPVVWNWGYTLYPSQVAAKVIGRSLDPEPGLQGRDMLKEIVTEGHKKGLKVIPWFEFGFMAPADSLLAKNRPQWLTSRSDGTKIVKEGIHERVWLNPFHPEAQKFIQDLIVEIVRNYDIDGIQFDDHFGLPSELGYDAYTVALYKQEHRGQAPSPDPKNPEWVRWRANKITDFMKRVFTAIKANQKDCIVSVAPNPQRFSYEYYLADWQRWERMGLVEDLVLQIYRDDLNVFIKELEYPEVKAARSHIPVSIGILSGLKNRTVPIEQIKTQVEKVRDRKFAGVSFFFYETLWNLSQEQPLKRQTGLKKIFPTATAYPNLLTGWKP from the coding sequence ATGAAAAAATGTCTCAAGTGGTGTGTGGAGTTGATTAGTGGGAAATTTTTTCACAGCCAAAAGCCCGCCTTTTTTGCCGTCATAGTTTCCTTGAGTATGATCGCTACAGTCATGCTATCGCTTCCTCTGAACGCTCAAACCACACTCAAGCCAGAATTAAGAGGCGTGTGGCTCACAAATATTGATAGTAACGTCCTATTTGAACGCGATCGCCTGAAAAATGCCTTGCAACGCTTGAATGACTTAAACTTCAACACCGTCTACCCTGTAGTCTGGAATTGGGGGTATACATTATATCCTAGTCAAGTTGCAGCCAAAGTGATTGGGCGATCGCTCGATCCCGAACCGGGATTACAAGGGCGAGATATGCTCAAAGAAATTGTCACCGAGGGACATAAAAAAGGGTTGAAAGTAATTCCCTGGTTTGAATTTGGCTTCATGGCTCCGGCTGATTCCCTGCTAGCCAAAAATCGTCCCCAATGGCTCACCAGTCGCAGCGATGGTACTAAAATTGTCAAAGAAGGCATACATGAAAGGGTTTGGTTAAATCCCTTTCACCCAGAAGCCCAGAAATTCATCCAAGATTTAATTGTTGAAATCGTCAGAAACTACGACATTGACGGCATTCAATTTGACGATCATTTCGGCTTACCCTCAGAATTGGGCTACGATGCCTATACAGTAGCATTGTACAAACAAGAACATCGTGGTCAAGCGCCCTCACCAGACCCCAAAAATCCCGAATGGGTGAGATGGAGAGCCAACAAAATTACCGACTTCATGAAGCGAGTATTTACAGCCATCAAAGCCAATCAAAAAGATTGTATAGTTTCCGTCGCCCCTAATCCTCAGCGTTTCTCCTACGAATATTATCTAGCCGACTGGCAGAGATGGGAAAGAATGGGACTGGTAGAAGACTTGGTATTGCAGATATATCGGGACGATTTGAACGTATTTATCAAAGAACTAGAGTATCCAGAAGTCAAAGCAGCCCGTAGCCATATTCCTGTGAGTATCGGCATTTTATCCGGATTGAAAAATCGCACCGTCCCTATAGAACAGATTAAAACCCAAGTAGAAAAAGTCCGCGATCGCAAATTTGCCGGAGTTTCCTTCTTCTTCTATGAAACCCTGTGGAACCTCAGCCAAGAACAGCCCCTCAAGCGTCAAACTGGCTTAAAAAAGATATTCCCCACAGCAACAGCTTATCCAAATTTACTCACAGGTTGGAAACCTTAG
- a CDS encoding FAD-binding oxidoreductase yields the protein MNAIAAKLASIIEEKAIYPWENLQPSQQQQIQQAIIASAKPPNCIVYPRTQTQLAAVIAEAHRQNWRVLPCGKTSKINWGGLVKSADIVVSTEHINQLIEHAVGDLTVTVEAGMQFSHLQEILAKSRQFLALDPSRPDSATIGGIVATADTNSLRQRYGSVRDQLLGITFVRADGQIAKAGGRVVKNVAGYDLMKLFTGSYSTLGVISQVTFRVYPLAETSSTVVLTGTAEAISQAANTLRSSALTPTQADLLSTQLTSKLGLNQGLGLIARFQSISESVKEQSNRLLAVGEKLGLNGTIYVNEDEASLWQRLREIMDDSVTESAITCKIGVLPTAALEVLNQAELGLIHLASGLGWLQFEDKNQVLKMRQQCEVNRGFLSILTAPNTVKESMDIWGYSGNSLQVMRQVKAQFDSKNILSPGRFVDGI from the coding sequence ATGAACGCGATCGCCGCTAAACTTGCATCTATCATCGAAGAAAAAGCCATCTATCCTTGGGAAAACCTCCAACCCAGCCAGCAACAACAAATCCAACAGGCGATTATCGCATCTGCAAAACCGCCCAATTGTATCGTCTATCCCCGCACACAAACCCAACTAGCAGCCGTCATCGCCGAGGCACACCGTCAAAATTGGCGCGTCCTCCCTTGCGGAAAAACCAGTAAAATCAACTGGGGTGGTTTAGTCAAAAGCGCTGATATCGTAGTCAGTACAGAACACATCAATCAACTAATCGAACACGCCGTAGGCGATTTAACCGTCACAGTCGAAGCCGGGATGCAGTTTTCCCATCTCCAGGAAATTTTGGCAAAATCGCGGCAATTTCTCGCCCTTGACCCCAGCAGACCAGATTCAGCCACAATTGGCGGTATAGTCGCCACAGCTGATACCAATTCCCTCAGACAACGTTATGGTAGTGTCCGCGACCAGCTACTAGGTATTACCTTTGTCCGTGCTGATGGACAAATTGCTAAAGCTGGAGGGCGCGTTGTGAAAAATGTTGCCGGATACGATTTGATGAAGTTATTCACTGGTTCTTACAGCACACTAGGAGTAATTAGTCAAGTAACTTTCCGCGTGTATCCCCTAGCCGAAACATCTAGTACGGTGGTGCTAACTGGTACAGCAGAAGCTATATCCCAAGCGGCAAATACTCTCCGCAGTTCAGCGTTAACACCAACTCAGGCTGATTTGCTCTCCACGCAACTAACTTCTAAGTTAGGCTTAAATCAGGGGTTGGGATTAATTGCACGTTTTCAAAGTATTAGTGAAAGTGTGAAGGAACAGTCAAATCGATTGTTAGCCGTGGGGGAAAAGTTGGGTTTAAATGGGACAATTTATGTGAATGAAGATGAAGCTTCTCTATGGCAAAGATTGCGAGAAATAATGGATGATTCGGTTACAGAGTCTGCCATTACCTGCAAAATAGGAGTGTTACCTACTGCGGCTCTGGAGGTTTTAAATCAGGCTGAGTTGGGTTTGATTCATCTGGCTAGTGGTTTGGGTTGGTTGCAATTTGAGGATAAAAATCAGGTTTTAAAAATGCGTCAGCAGTGTGAGGTTAATAGGGGTTTTTTGAGTATTTTAACGGCACCAAATACTGTTAAGGAATCAATGGATATTTGGGGTTATTCTGGTAATTCTTTGCAAGTGATGCGTCAAGTTAAGGCTCAGTTTGATAGTAAGAATATTTTAAGTCCTGGTCGGTTTGTAGATGGGATTTAA
- a CDS encoding site-2 protease family protein, protein MFTSSETPIIGAILLIALGILGWGFYRARPFGKLGILAWLQSVVLMTPWLLFFGLFAAGIYINILGILVLVVTSAGLYVFLGRQLRAAGQDAIIQQRATERLAANSSSETENTPQAVLTELKIEALPIPEADLSAIRSIFGIDTFFSTETISYQEGAIFKGNMRGEAEEVHKRLTASLQAKVGDKYRLFLVDSTEGKPVVIVLPSRNDPRPMTLQQKSFAVILLIATIATCLETGGLLLNFDLFANPERFAAALPIATGIFAILATHEIGHWLLARRHQIRLSWPFFLPAVQIGSFGAITRFESLLPNRKVLFDIALAGPAAGGILSLLMLIVGLLLSHPGSLFQLPNQFFQGSILVGSLARVVLGSALQASVVSVHPLVVIGWLGLVINALNLMPAGQLDGGRIVQAIYGRKTAGRATAATLILLGLISLGNSLAIYWAVVIFFLQRDLERPTLNEISEPDDARAALALLALFLMITTLLPLTPGVAGRLGIG, encoded by the coding sequence ATGTTTACCTCGTCAGAGACTCCCATAATTGGGGCAATTTTGTTAATCGCTTTGGGTATTTTAGGTTGGGGCTTTTATCGCGCCAGACCTTTTGGGAAACTGGGAATCTTAGCCTGGTTGCAGTCGGTGGTATTAATGACTCCCTGGCTGCTATTCTTTGGTTTATTTGCCGCCGGGATTTATATCAACATACTGGGTATATTGGTCTTGGTAGTAACTTCTGCTGGGTTATACGTATTCTTAGGCAGACAGTTACGTGCAGCAGGTCAAGATGCAATTATTCAGCAAAGAGCAACAGAAAGGCTAGCAGCTAATTCTTCATCAGAAACCGAAAATACTCCCCAAGCCGTACTGACAGAACTTAAAATCGAAGCATTGCCAATTCCAGAAGCAGACTTAAGCGCCATTAGAAGCATTTTTGGGATTGACACATTTTTTTCCACAGAAACCATCTCTTATCAAGAAGGCGCGATTTTTAAAGGTAATATGCGTGGCGAAGCAGAAGAGGTTCACAAACGCCTGACTGCAAGTTTGCAAGCCAAAGTAGGTGATAAATATCGCCTATTTTTAGTGGATAGCACAGAAGGTAAACCCGTGGTGATTGTCTTACCTAGCCGTAATGATCCACGTCCAATGACATTACAGCAAAAATCCTTTGCGGTGATTCTGTTGATAGCAACAATCGCCACTTGTTTAGAAACTGGAGGATTACTGCTGAATTTTGACTTATTTGCCAACCCCGAACGATTTGCGGCGGCTTTACCCATAGCTACTGGAATATTCGCAATTTTGGCAACTCATGAAATTGGTCATTGGTTGCTGGCTCGTCGTCACCAAATCCGCCTCAGCTGGCCTTTCTTTTTACCAGCTGTGCAAATTGGTTCTTTTGGCGCAATTACTCGCTTTGAGTCTTTATTACCTAATCGCAAGGTACTATTTGATATTGCTTTGGCAGGGCCAGCGGCTGGCGGTATCCTTTCTTTGTTAATGTTGATTGTCGGTTTGCTACTTTCTCACCCCGGTAGTTTATTTCAATTACCCAATCAGTTTTTCCAAGGTTCAATTTTAGTCGGTAGCTTGGCGCGGGTGGTTCTAGGTTCAGCGTTACAAGCATCCGTTGTTAGTGTCCATCCCTTGGTAGTGATTGGTTGGCTAGGGTTAGTCATCAATGCTTTAAATTTGATGCCAGCTGGACAATTAGATGGTGGTCGGATTGTGCAGGCTATTTATGGACGCAAAACCGCAGGAAGAGCAACTGCGGCAACTTTAATTCTCCTGGGGCTAATTTCCCTGGGTAATTCCCTGGCTATTTACTGGGCGGTGGTGATTTTCTTTTTACAAAGAGATTTAGAACGCCCTACTTTAAATGAAATTAGTGAACCAGATGATGCTAGGGCGGCTTTAGCTTTATTGGCACTATTTTTAATGATTACGACGCTCCTACCGTTAACTCCCGGTGTGGCGGGAAGGTTAGGTATTGGTTGA
- a CDS encoding (2Fe-2S)-binding protein, whose translation MEADISLNINKVSYSLKLEPRVTLLDALREKLGLMGTKKVCDRGECGACTVLVNNRRINSCMTLAIMHSGAEITTIEGLATDGELHPMQTAFISHDAFQCGYCTSGQIVSAVGMILEERPKSEAEIKERMSGNLCRCGAYPHIVAAICDVLEGMENAAI comes from the coding sequence ATGGAAGCAGACATATCGCTAAATATCAATAAAGTCTCCTACTCCCTCAAATTAGAACCTCGCGTCACCTTACTCGATGCACTGCGGGAAAAACTGGGACTAATGGGGACTAAAAAAGTTTGCGATCGCGGCGAATGTGGCGCTTGTACTGTATTAGTGAATAATCGGCGGATTAACTCTTGTATGACCTTAGCAATCATGCATAGCGGCGCAGAAATTACTACAATTGAAGGATTAGCCACAGATGGCGAACTCCACCCCATGCAAACAGCCTTTATCAGCCATGATGCTTTTCAATGTGGTTACTGCACATCAGGTCAAATTGTATCTGCCGTAGGGATGATATTAGAAGAAAGACCCAAATCTGAGGCAGAAATCAAAGAAAGAATGAGCGGTAATTTGTGCCGTTGTGGCGCATATCCTCATATTGTGGCAGCGATTTGTGATGTATTAGAGGGCATGGAAAATGCAGCCATTTAG
- a CDS encoding gamma-glutamylcyclotransferase, with translation MSHQSDRSHHSWVQSHNHVEPELKRQQQLQKEPMFYYFAYGSCMCPVDLKRSLGESTHSYIIGPAILKNYRLGFYSYSPTRHCGVLDVLPDPTASVKGVLYQLPWRLSAYLDKREGVSQSLYRREAVDIHCQNQVYTKARTYIVVNKLTEELAPNDWYFNVVLRGAVTCGLPEEYCWHLFDHMYKLQQRHQERQIVQSSKKPLLQLSPSTPVKA, from the coding sequence ATGAGTCATCAAAGCGATCGCTCACACCACAGTTGGGTTCAATCTCATAATCATGTAGAGCCAGAGTTAAAACGGCAACAACAGCTACAGAAAGAGCCGATGTTTTACTATTTTGCTTACGGCTCTTGTATGTGTCCGGTAGATTTAAAGCGATCGCTTGGTGAAAGCACTCATTCTTATATTATCGGCCCGGCAATTTTAAAGAATTATCGCTTAGGGTTCTATTCCTATTCTCCCACTCGTCACTGTGGGGTGTTGGATGTGTTACCAGATCCCACCGCCAGCGTCAAAGGTGTACTGTATCAGCTACCCTGGCGATTGAGTGCATATCTGGATAAACGTGAAGGTGTTTCCCAAAGTTTATATCGTCGAGAAGCGGTAGATATTCACTGCCAAAATCAGGTATACACAAAAGCTCGTACCTATATAGTAGTTAACAAGCTCACAGAAGAACTCGCGCCCAATGACTGGTATTTCAATGTTGTGCTGCGGGGTGCTGTTACCTGTGGACTACCAGAGGAATATTGCTGGCATTTATTTGATCATATGTACAAATTACAACAGCGTCATCAAGAACGCCAAATTGTGCAATCATCTAAGAAACCACTACTACAACTCAGCCCTAGTACCCCAGTGAAGGCATAA
- a CDS encoding (Fe-S)-binding protein, with translation MQVFDGSVNDTAKIKNLKGFDVSQPPDPKLIDSCVHCGFCLATCPSYRVIGKEMDSPRGRIYLMDAINKGEIALNTATIEHFDSCLGCLACVSTCPSGVQYDKLISATRHQVERNYSRSLPDKLIRQLIFSLFPNPDLLRLFLFPLLVYQRLGLPKLVRATGLLKKVSPRLAAMESILPKITLQSFQDNLPDVIPAQGEKRYRVGVILGCVQRLFFSPINEATVRVLTANGCEVVIPKSQGCCAALPEHQGQTEQAKTLARQMIDSFANTDVDFVIINAAGCGHTLKEYGHILQDDPEYKEKAQAFAAKVKDAQEFLVNVGMTAKLSPLTDKPLNLVYQDACHLLHGQKISVQPRQMLRQIPGVKLSEPIDAALCCGSAGVYNMLQPEIAEELGQQKVQNLLNTGAELIASANPGCTLQITKHLQLQGKTISVMHPMELLDYSIRGVKLSE, from the coding sequence ATGCAAGTTTTTGATGGTTCTGTGAATGATACTGCTAAGATTAAGAATTTAAAGGGTTTTGATGTTAGTCAGCCACCTGATCCGAAGTTGATTGATAGTTGTGTACATTGTGGTTTTTGTCTGGCTACTTGTCCGAGTTATCGGGTGATTGGTAAGGAGATGGATTCTCCTAGAGGACGCATCTATTTGATGGATGCTATTAATAAGGGTGAAATTGCTCTGAATACGGCAACTATTGAACATTTCGATTCTTGTTTGGGTTGTCTGGCTTGTGTGAGTACTTGTCCTTCTGGTGTGCAGTATGACAAGTTGATTTCTGCGACTCGTCACCAAGTTGAACGCAATTATTCCCGCAGTTTACCAGATAAGCTGATTCGGCAACTGATATTTTCTTTGTTTCCTAATCCTGATTTATTAAGATTGTTTTTGTTTCCTTTGCTGGTTTATCAAAGGTTGGGTTTACCAAAGTTGGTGCGGGCTACAGGGTTACTGAAAAAAGTATCTCCCCGTTTGGCTGCAATGGAATCAATTTTACCAAAAATTACGCTGCAATCTTTTCAGGATAATTTACCCGATGTTATTCCCGCCCAAGGTGAGAAGCGTTACCGAGTTGGGGTAATTTTGGGATGTGTGCAACGGCTGTTTTTCTCTCCTATTAATGAAGCAACTGTCCGGGTTTTAACGGCTAATGGTTGTGAGGTTGTAATTCCGAAGTCTCAAGGTTGTTGTGCGGCGCTTCCTGAACACCAAGGACAAACGGAACAGGCGAAGACTTTAGCTAGACAAATGATTGATAGTTTTGCCAATACCGATGTCGATTTTGTCATTATCAACGCTGCTGGTTGCGGTCATACTTTAAAAGAGTACGGTCACATTTTACAAGATGACCCCGAATATAAAGAAAAGGCTCAGGCGTTTGCTGCTAAGGTCAAAGATGCTCAAGAGTTTTTAGTCAATGTGGGCATGACAGCCAAACTATCACCGTTAACTGATAAACCTTTAAATTTAGTTTATCAAGATGCTTGTCATTTATTACATGGTCAAAAGATTAGTGTGCAACCGCGTCAGATGTTACGCCAAATTCCCGGAGTCAAGTTAAGCGAACCCATAGATGCAGCTTTGTGTTGTGGTAGTGCTGGGGTTTATAATATGCTGCAACCAGAAATTGCTGAGGAATTAGGACAGCAAAAGGTGCAAAATTTATTAAATACTGGTGCAGAATTAATTGCTTCGGCTAATCCCGGTTGTACGTTGCAAATTACCAAGCATCTGCAATTGCAAGGTAAAACAATTTCCGT
- a CDS encoding xanthine dehydrogenase family protein subunit M codes for MQPFSYDKVTSEIDAIATLNQDKNAVFIAGGTDLLGLMKDGVQAANKLVDINSLPLAEIEFTVNNLRIGAICRLSDVASNLKVKECYPVITQALQQSASPQLRNMATVGGNLLQRVRCGYFRDPIFPCNKRTPGIGCSAITGYNRMHAIFGASEHCIAVNSSDLAVALTALDAVICIQGLERERRVSIHDFYLLPGETPEKETRLQPGELIVAIEIPDSSDNRRSHYLKIRDRTSYEFALVSVAVALDIEQNMIKSAKIALGGVAPKPWRAWETEKLLQGKEVNAATFINAAIATVQEAQPQQHNEFKIELVKRALVRALSVVAAQS; via the coding sequence ATGCAGCCATTTAGTTATGATAAAGTTACTTCAGAAATAGATGCGATCGCCACATTAAATCAAGATAAAAATGCCGTATTTATTGCCGGGGGTACAGATTTATTAGGATTAATGAAAGATGGCGTACAAGCAGCAAATAAATTAGTTGATATTAACAGCTTACCCTTAGCAGAAATTGAATTTACAGTTAATAATCTGCGGATTGGTGCAATTTGTCGGCTAAGTGATGTCGCCTCTAATCTAAAAGTTAAAGAATGCTATCCAGTAATTACTCAAGCTTTACAACAAAGCGCTTCACCCCAACTGCGAAACATGGCAACGGTGGGCGGTAATTTATTGCAACGAGTGCGTTGTGGCTATTTTCGTGATCCAATTTTTCCTTGTAATAAACGGACTCCAGGTATAGGCTGTTCGGCAATTACAGGTTATAATCGAATGCACGCGATTTTTGGTGCTAGTGAACATTGTATTGCTGTAAATTCTTCAGATTTAGCAGTAGCTTTAACGGCTTTAGATGCAGTAATTTGTATTCAAGGACTGGAAAGAGAACGGCGAGTTTCTATTCATGATTTTTATCTTTTACCAGGTGAAACACCAGAAAAAGAAACAAGATTACAGCCTGGGGAATTAATTGTAGCGATTGAAATTCCAGATAGTTCAGATAACAGGCGATCGCATTATCTTAAAATTAGGGATCGGACAAGTTATGAATTTGCTTTGGTTTCTGTAGCTGTGGCGTTAGACATAGAACAGAATATGATTAAATCTGCAAAAATAGCTTTGGGAGGAGTAGCGCCTAAACCTTGGCGGGCTTGGGAGACGGAAAAGTTGCTTCAAGGGAAAGAAGTTAATGCAGCTACCTTTATAAATGCGGCTATTGCTACTGTCCAAGAAGCGCAACCGCAACAACACAACGAATTCAAAATTGAATTAGTCAAACGGGCTTTAGTCCGCGCCCTTTCAGTTGTCGCAGCACAATCATGA